A portion of the Mesotoga infera genome contains these proteins:
- a CDS encoding DUF4897 domain-containing protein, which produces MKFNTLLIILVVVMVGMTAINMFMAFNNRLDIDTLSSNSNYSYDYEGRATLDIETEIIFNKPSQMTQFLEQYDKPQEEQMTDFQESMNQFAESFSRQMFVEDFQSTATVLGSNRVKVIEHAVIAGFAAVEDGVVNTDMGEMEFDLTGEAYSLTVSLPPDATIIGVDPEPTFSADGNVFVWTDTGKTNFPKIQFARGE; this is translated from the coding sequence ATGAAATTCAACACCCTTCTTATCATACTTGTTGTTGTAATGGTTGGAATGACTGCCATAAACATGTTCATGGCATTTAACAACAGACTGGATATAGACACGCTGTCATCCAACAGCAACTATTCATATGACTACGAGGGCCGGGCTACACTTGATATCGAAACCGAGATTATTTTCAACAAACCCAGCCAAATGACACAATTCCTTGAACAATACGATAAACCTCAAGAAGAGCAAATGACAGATTTTCAGGAATCAATGAACCAGTTTGCGGAAAGCTTCAGCAGACAGATGTTTGTTGAGGATTTTCAATCTACGGCCACTGTTCTTGGTTCAAACAGAGTGAAGGTAATTGAACACGCTGTAATTGCGGGTTTTGCGGCCGTTGAAGACGGTGTAGTGAATACAGATATGGGAGAGATGGAATTCGATCTGACTGGTGAAGCTTATTCGCTGACAGTCTCTCTGCCTCCCGATGCAACGATAATCGGTGTAGATCCCGAACCCACGTTCTCCGCAGATGGAAATGTCTTCGTCTGGACCGATACAGGCAAGACAAACTTTCCAAAGATTCAATTTGCAAGAGGTGAGTAG
- the trpS gene encoding tryptophan--tRNA ligase: protein MRILSGMRSTGRLHLGNFVTLEKWRELQDQGNQCFYFVANWHGLTSHIDETSSFHDWTLDIIRTYVSVGLDPDKSVLFIQSAIKEHAELFLYFSMLVSVSRLERVPTYKDQKEQIANRDLSSGGFLLYPVLQAADILMYLANGVPVGEDQVYHVELTREIARKFNNQFAEVFPEPEPILAKVPKLPGTDGRKMSKSYENYILIDTNEKELWKMIAPMMTDPARKRRNDPGDPEKCPVWDYHKAFTSSDEEKEWVVQGCKTAGIGCLECKRVLQRNLVAKLSPVWEKLSYLKENTSELSRIIEDGNRKARETAKETMKRVLEAMKLGW, encoded by the coding sequence GTGCGAATTCTAAGTGGTATGCGCTCTACTGGCAGACTTCATCTGGGGAATTTTGTCACTCTTGAGAAGTGGAGAGAGCTGCAAGACCAGGGTAATCAATGTTTCTACTTCGTGGCAAACTGGCACGGTCTTACTTCTCACATTGATGAAACTTCCAGCTTTCACGACTGGACTCTCGACATCATCAGAACATATGTTTCAGTCGGTCTTGATCCGGACAAATCGGTTCTGTTCATTCAATCTGCAATAAAAGAACATGCGGAGCTATTCCTGTATTTTTCGATGCTTGTATCTGTTTCGAGGCTTGAGCGTGTCCCCACTTACAAGGATCAGAAGGAACAGATAGCAAACAGGGATCTATCAAGTGGTGGATTCTTACTATATCCTGTTCTGCAAGCCGCAGATATTCTCATGTATCTTGCCAATGGAGTTCCAGTTGGAGAGGATCAGGTATATCATGTTGAGCTTACCAGGGAGATTGCCAGGAAGTTTAACAACCAATTTGCCGAGGTCTTTCCAGAGCCTGAACCTATTCTGGCAAAAGTTCCTAAGCTTCCTGGAACGGACGGCAGAAAGATGTCTAAGAGCTACGAAAACTATATTCTTATAGATACCAATGAGAAAGAGCTATGGAAGATGATCGCTCCAATGATGACAGATCCTGCCAGAAAGAGAAGAAATGATCCCGGAGATCCAGAGAAATGCCCGGTTTGGGACTATCACAAGGCATTTACTTCCTCCGATGAAGAAAAGGAATGGGTTGTTCAAGGGTGCAAGACGGCAGGTATAGGGTGTCTTGAATGCAAGAGAGTGCTTCAGAGAAATCTTGTCGCCAAACTATCTCCCGTCTGGGAAAAACTATCGTATCTTAAGGAAAACACTTCCGAACTTTCCAGAATAATTGAAGATGGCAATCGAAAGGCTAGAGAAACGGCAAAGGAGACAATGAAGAGAGTCCTCGAAGCAATGAAGCTGGGGTGGTGA
- a CDS encoding chromosome segregation protein ScpA, which produces MEQLELVFSFPEFEGPLDLLVYLVRKHRVDIRLIPITVIADEFIMHLNKMKSLDMVVTSDFLVMASTLMEMKSKALLPRISNNEAEVFDNQRKELYRRVEEYKALKDLSKEFRVKLYDAYSYERATARPTVDQERKEDLPDELTEAFKAILKETVLRERVYTIVSESINVEDRMMQIEQLYETIELYKFLMSLESRSEIIVSFLAVLELLKLNRYYLDNVEPLTLRRKVS; this is translated from the coding sequence ATGGAGCAGCTTGAACTGGTCTTCAGTTTTCCAGAATTTGAAGGACCGCTAGATCTACTGGTTTATCTAGTCAGGAAGCACCGGGTAGATATTCGTTTGATCCCCATTACAGTGATTGCAGATGAGTTCATCATGCATCTGAACAAAATGAAATCACTTGACATGGTCGTGACCTCGGATTTCCTTGTCATGGCTTCAACCCTAATGGAAATGAAATCGAAGGCTCTGCTTCCGAGAATCAGTAACAACGAGGCTGAAGTATTCGACAACCAGAGGAAGGAGCTTTACCGAAGAGTCGAGGAGTATAAAGCTCTCAAGGACCTTTCCAAGGAATTTAGGGTGAAGTTGTACGATGCATACAGCTATGAGAGGGCAACCGCGAGGCCAACTGTAGATCAAGAAAGAAAGGAAGATCTTCCAGATGAATTGACAGAAGCGTTCAAGGCAATACTAAAAGAAACTGTGCTAAGAGAAAGGGTATATACTATAGTCTCGGAAAGCATAAACGTCGAAGATAGAATGATGCAGATCGAGCAACTCTATGAAACGATAGAGCTTTACAAATTTCTAATGAGTCTCGAAAGCAGATCAGAAATTATCGTTTCCTTTCTGGCAGTTCTTGAATTGCTCAAACTGAACAGGTATTATCTTGACAACGTAGAACCTCTCACTCTCAGGAGGAAGGTTTCGTGA
- the scpB gene encoding SMC-Scp complex subunit ScpB: MSEELTKKAVMEALIFSAKSGIEPSRIASIIGIKLSQVMLLLEELEKEYEGHEHGVMIKSVNGKLRFYTKASIQSYVSQISVRPLVSITDTQMEVLAIVAIKGPLTRNDVELVRGRSSQSQLLELSKMGLIGKRKSKLPGRPYLYKVSARFYELFQVDDLAEIVQGLAFGEGEDDFETARDNLTDNGDVKEKINASDSRRESEIERQDRDLSET, translated from the coding sequence GTGAGCGAGGAATTGACAAAGAAGGCTGTCATGGAAGCATTGATATTTTCAGCAAAGAGTGGGATTGAACCTTCACGAATAGCCTCGATTATTGGGATAAAGCTTAGTCAGGTTATGCTACTTCTTGAAGAACTTGAAAAAGAATATGAAGGTCATGAACACGGTGTTATGATCAAGTCAGTCAACGGAAAGCTTAGGTTCTATACAAAGGCATCGATTCAGTCATATGTGAGCCAAATTTCGGTAAGGCCTCTAGTAAGCATAACAGACACTCAGATGGAAGTACTGGCAATTGTAGCCATCAAAGGTCCGCTAACCAGGAATGATGTTGAGCTTGTTAGGGGACGTTCTTCTCAGTCCCAGCTTCTAGAGTTATCGAAAATGGGGCTTATAGGAAAGAGAAAGTCTAAGTTGCCCGGGAGACCCTACCTATACAAAGTTAGTGCTCGGTTCTACGAGCTGTTTCAGGTTGACGATCTTGCAGAGATCGTTCAAGGTTTGGCTTTCGGCGAGGGAGAAGATGATTTTGAGACTGCACGAGATAATCTCACAGATAACGGGGATGTCAAGGAGAAAATCAACGCAAGCGATTCTAGACGGGAGAGTGAAATTGAACGGCAGGATAGAGACTTATCCGAGACTTGA
- a CDS encoding rRNA pseudouridine synthase, which produces MNGRIETYPRLDTRPESSEILLDGSRLSFSSEEKVVYLVNKPIGYLSAMSDDRGRKTLAHLIDGKIKERVYHVGRLDQDSCGLILMTNDGDLANLVSHPASEIEKTYVAGVKGILADRDLQAVKTGVTLNDGFKTAPAKIRLLRSEGNFSKYSITIYEGHKREIREIFKVFNRPVVSLVRVSIGSLGISLVPNPGDVKKLSRKEIDLLSKGVQKRTPRKANKNL; this is translated from the coding sequence TTGAACGGCAGGATAGAGACTTATCCGAGACTTGATACAAGACCTGAATCTTCTGAAATACTTCTAGACGGAAGCAGACTGAGTTTTTCCAGCGAGGAGAAGGTAGTCTATTTAGTCAACAAGCCCATTGGATATCTCAGCGCCATGAGTGATGATCGAGGAAGGAAAACGCTTGCACACTTAATTGATGGAAAGATTAAGGAGAGGGTCTATCATGTGGGAAGGCTAGATCAAGACAGCTGTGGTCTCATACTGATGACCAATGACGGAGATCTTGCAAATCTTGTTTCACATCCTGCTTCAGAGATAGAGAAAACTTATGTTGCAGGAGTAAAGGGAATTCTTGCCGATCGCGACCTCCAGGCAGTGAAGACTGGTGTCACTCTTAACGATGGATTCAAAACCGCTCCCGCCAAGATAAGGCTTCTACGAAGTGAAGGAAACTTTTCGAAGTATTCGATTACGATTTATGAGGGCCATAAACGAGAGATAAGAGAGATTTTCAAGGTGTTCAATAGACCAGTTGTGAGCCTTGTCAGAGTATCAATCGGGTCATTGGGTATATCTCTCGTTCCCAATCCTGGCGATGTGAAGAAACTTAGCCGGAAGGAAATTGATTTGCTAAGCAAAGGGGTTCAGAAGCGGACCCCAAGAAAAGCCAATAAGAACCTCTAG
- a CDS encoding glycosidase, producing MKRSLTLVFLFLVALACAVSIKFESLYSIERASNLPLLMPQGIEWESKAVFNPTAIVVDSTVYMLYRSEDWAGVGRWNGTSRIGMAKSEDGFRFSRHDLPLISPTEPYEIPGGCEDPRIVKIEDLYILTYTGYDGGKARLCIATSTDFSKWEKLGPVFEGDTWSKSGAIVPAKIDGKYFMYFGDSSIKLAYSTDLKNWTIYPRPVMEPRPGDFDSRLIEPGPTPIITDEGILLIYNSADFSTIYRPGAALFDIDNPRKLVRRSDKPLVEPELSWEKQGQVPNVIFIEGAVVIEEKLILYYGAADTYIGAFVVDLSN from the coding sequence ATGAAAAGATCATTGACACTGGTATTTCTATTCCTGGTTGCACTGGCATGTGCAGTCTCTATAAAGTTTGAATCGCTTTATAGTATTGAAAGAGCTTCCAATCTTCCTTTGTTGATGCCACAAGGTATTGAATGGGAGAGCAAGGCTGTATTCAATCCGACTGCCATAGTGGTCGATTCCACAGTTTATATGCTGTACAGATCTGAAGACTGGGCAGGAGTCGGTAGATGGAACGGCACATCCAGGATCGGCATGGCCAAGTCGGAAGATGGGTTTAGATTCTCAAGACATGATCTTCCCCTGATTTCTCCCACTGAACCATACGAAATCCCAGGTGGATGTGAAGATCCTCGCATAGTGAAGATTGAAGACCTCTATATACTGACTTACACAGGGTATGACGGCGGAAAGGCGAGGCTGTGCATCGCAACATCAACAGACTTCTCTAAATGGGAAAAGCTGGGACCGGTCTTTGAAGGCGATACATGGTCAAAGTCCGGCGCGATTGTACCTGCAAAGATCGATGGTAAGTATTTCATGTATTTCGGTGATTCCTCTATTAAGCTCGCCTATTCAACAGATTTGAAGAACTGGACTATCTATCCCCGACCAGTAATGGAACCAAGACCAGGAGACTTTGACAGCAGGTTGATCGAGCCAGGCCCAACTCCAATAATCACCGATGAAGGAATTTTGCTTATCTATAACAGTGCTGATTTTTCGACGATCTACAGACCCGGAGCTGCCCTATTTGATATCGATAATCCCAGGAAACTTGTAAGAAGGAGTGATAAACCTCTTGTTGAGCCGGAACTCTCCTGGGAAAAGCAAGGTCAAGTTCCAAACGTAATTTTCATTGAAGGGGCGGTAGTCATAGAAGAAAAACTGATTCTTTACTATGGAGCTGCTGACACCTACATTGGCGCGTTCGTTGTCGATCTGAGCAACTGA
- a CDS encoding glycosidase — MIKLKRHPLNPLISPVPQHHWESKYVFNCAVINRDGVFHMLYRAQGEDMVSRIGYAVSLDGLRFNRFEKPVFTPGSQWELYGVEDPRLTELEGKTYMQYTAYSPQGIRISMASTLDFLRWERYGVIIPDVDNKDAALFPKKVGGHYVMFHRIEPDMHLAYSHDLCTWSKFTSIAGPRPGMWDDLKIGVGAPPVETEYGWLVLYHGVENTPRPTYRLGFMVLDLENPEIVIKRSDEPILEPEEEWEIFGGVPNVVFSDAMVEHEGRYFVYYGAADNHIAVATIEKEAVLDWIRS; from the coding sequence GTGATCAAACTGAAAAGACATCCGTTGAATCCTCTGATCTCTCCAGTTCCGCAACATCACTGGGAATCAAAGTATGTTTTCAACTGTGCAGTTATCAATCGTGATGGAGTATTTCACATGCTCTACAGAGCACAAGGCGAGGATATGGTCTCGAGAATCGGATATGCCGTTTCGCTGGATGGCCTCAGATTCAATCGTTTTGAGAAACCCGTCTTCACTCCTGGAAGTCAGTGGGAACTCTACGGTGTTGAAGATCCCAGATTGACTGAGTTGGAAGGAAAAACCTATATGCAATACACCGCATACTCACCTCAAGGGATTAGAATATCGATGGCTTCGACTCTTGACTTTCTTCGGTGGGAACGTTACGGCGTGATAATTCCAGATGTAGACAACAAAGATGCAGCTCTCTTCCCAAAGAAGGTTGGGGGTCACTATGTGATGTTCCATAGAATTGAGCCAGATATGCACCTGGCATACTCACATGATTTGTGTACGTGGTCGAAATTTACTTCCATCGCAGGTCCTAGACCGGGTATGTGGGATGACCTGAAAATTGGAGTGGGGGCTCCCCCAGTTGAGACAGAATACGGATGGCTAGTACTTTACCATGGTGTGGAGAATACCCCTAGACCTACTTACAGACTTGGTTTCATGGTTCTGGATTTAGAGAACCCCGAGATAGTTATTAAAAGAAGCGATGAACCAATTCTTGAGCCTGAAGAGGAGTGGGAAATCTTCGGAGGTGTTCCCAACGTCGTCTTTTCCGACGCGATGGTTGAGCATGAAGGTAGATATTTCGTCTATTACGGTGCGGCAGATAACCATATTGCCGTCGCTACAATTGAGAAAGAGGCTGTATTGGACTGGATAAGGAGTTGA
- a CDS encoding carbohydrate ABC transporter permease, which translates to MKKIPIIILYIVLFTTSIAWIYPYIWMLLSSFKPTNEIYGGFLPSQFTFDNYKFILEAADKMERPFVQALGNSIFISVTVTLGVLVTSALVGFGLSRLSFKGRNAVFNFIIFQMIFPGFLFIVPLYVLIRNLGLIDTRTALILPSLVSAWGVFMFTQSFRAVPNEYLEAARMDGANDLWIITKVLIPLTSSTASIVGLFTFIGIWDNFMWPLIVVSDYTKMPLSVLLASFNMQYGSYLGPVLAGSVLQTMPMVVIFLVFRKYFLQGISMSLK; encoded by the coding sequence ATGAAGAAAATACCTATAATCATTCTTTACATTGTCCTCTTTACCACTTCAATCGCATGGATTTATCCATACATCTGGATGTTATTATCATCGTTCAAGCCGACCAATGAAATTTACGGCGGGTTCTTGCCAAGTCAGTTCACTTTCGATAATTACAAGTTCATACTCGAAGCTGCCGACAAAATGGAAAGGCCTTTCGTTCAGGCTCTTGGCAACTCGATTTTCATATCCGTAACCGTCACCTTGGGAGTACTAGTAACCTCGGCTCTCGTTGGATTCGGACTATCTAGACTGAGTTTCAAAGGAAGAAATGCCGTATTCAATTTCATAATCTTTCAGATGATATTCCCAGGATTCCTCTTCATTGTTCCTCTATATGTACTCATAAGGAATCTCGGTCTAATTGACACCAGAACGGCCCTCATACTTCCTTCCCTCGTTTCCGCTTGGGGAGTGTTCATGTTCACACAGTCTTTCAGAGCAGTCCCTAACGAGTATCTCGAGGCGGCGAGGATGGATGGAGCTAATGACCTCTGGATAATAACAAAGGTCTTGATACCGCTAACCAGTTCAACCGCTTCTATTGTAGGTCTCTTCACTTTCATCGGAATATGGGATAACTTCATGTGGCCTCTGATTGTCGTGAGCGACTACACAAAGATGCCGCTTTCCGTACTCCTGGCAAGCTTCAACATGCAGTACGGAAGCTATCTGGGGCCGGTTCTTGCAGGTTCTGTACTCCAGACTATGCCAATGGTAGTAATATTCCTGGTGTTCAGAAAGTACTTCCTTCAGGGAATCTCTATGTCATTGAAATAA
- a CDS encoding sugar ABC transporter permease: protein MRKRLKTIDAIKGWSLSGGYLIYTAIFWGYPFVWLVILALSKWNYFTPRKFVWFENFAKLFQDELFWRVVLNTFNFMLYFIPMVIGLSLLFALGLKRVKVFRTFFILAFLVANVSSGVAYSIIFQKLFAINGPLNELTRAVFGITIPWFSSPQLATLSIAAMVTWKFIGYYGLILFSGLQAIPESLYEAAKLDGAGKTTRFFRITLPLINPSLVMVLVLSLTLTFGIFTEPFLITGGGPMRTTYTFQMLIYTTAFQKINPGYASALAIVVALLSYGCVILTRKLVEREVEIV from the coding sequence GTGAGGAAGAGATTGAAAACCATCGACGCAATAAAGGGCTGGTCTCTGTCAGGCGGATATCTCATATATACGGCAATATTCTGGGGATATCCATTTGTCTGGCTGGTAATTCTTGCTCTCTCAAAATGGAACTACTTCACTCCCAGAAAATTCGTCTGGTTTGAGAATTTCGCGAAGTTGTTCCAGGATGAGCTCTTCTGGAGGGTTGTACTTAACACCTTCAATTTCATGCTGTATTTCATCCCGATGGTTATCGGTCTCTCCTTGCTCTTCGCTCTCGGCTTGAAGAGAGTCAAGGTATTTCGAACTTTCTTCATACTGGCCTTCCTCGTTGCTAATGTCTCCTCCGGAGTTGCCTATTCTATTATCTTTCAGAAATTGTTCGCAATAAATGGTCCTCTCAATGAACTCACAAGAGCCGTATTCGGAATAACTATCCCCTGGTTCAGCAGCCCTCAACTGGCCACTCTATCTATTGCCGCAATGGTGACCTGGAAGTTCATCGGTTACTATGGTCTTATTCTCTTTTCCGGTCTTCAGGCAATCCCCGAAAGTCTTTATGAAGCGGCAAAACTGGATGGAGCGGGGAAAACAACCAGGTTTTTCAGAATCACTCTGCCCCTTATCAATCCTTCTTTAGTTATGGTATTAGTTCTATCACTTACCCTTACATTCGGGATATTCACTGAACCCTTCCTGATCACTGGAGGTGGTCCAATGAGGACTACATACACATTTCAGATGCTGATTTACACCACCGCATTTCAGAAGATCAATCCCGGCTATGCGTCAGCCCTGGCTATAGTCGTAGCCTTGCTAAGCTACGGATGCGTTATTCTTACTAGGAAGCTTGTTGAGCGGGAGGTGGAAATTGTATGA
- a CDS encoding extracellular solute-binding protein, whose amino-acid sequence MKKTILLVVFLCSFIGLFGTELVFWTAPNPLQESFWKEVVTEWNQNNPDIQIKWSTIPAAGSSEEAILTSIASGRMPDICTNIFSGFAAQLIEADILVPLNSFPDFWELMEQRKMTSIVESWKFGNDYYVLPIYSNPIMMWWRSDILKELGYDKPPRTYSEIYEISEKYSVPYEKYGTLVVMGRNWYDRWYDFITYFYAASEGSPYLDVEKARALFNNDTGKEVVTFIDTMFRNDWTAVDLGSNPFYFGVVLGGIFGPWEINQARNLFPDVFDHITIAPPPVPDDYPEDKPIFTFADTKGLVMFATTKHMEEAWKFIKWVYSDIEKDRKWMEVTNLPPAREDLLTNPIFQEYMDDNPKFAAYASHVAYAVPPALTTKTVEVQDILTTFLIEQIMYGKSNPFDALSDASTRVRRELF is encoded by the coding sequence ATGAAAAAGACTATTCTATTAGTAGTGTTCCTGTGTTCCTTTATTGGTTTATTTGGCACTGAACTGGTGTTCTGGACAGCGCCCAATCCCCTCCAGGAAAGCTTCTGGAAGGAGGTTGTTACAGAGTGGAATCAGAATAACCCTGACATCCAGATAAAGTGGTCAACGATTCCAGCTGCGGGTAGTTCAGAAGAAGCTATACTTACATCAATAGCGTCCGGTAGAATGCCAGATATCTGCACAAACATCTTCTCGGGCTTTGCAGCACAGCTTATTGAAGCAGATATACTGGTCCCGCTGAATTCCTTTCCGGATTTCTGGGAGCTGATGGAACAGAGAAAAATGACCTCCATTGTCGAAAGCTGGAAGTTTGGAAACGACTATTACGTACTCCCCATTTACTCCAACCCGATAATGATGTGGTGGAGATCAGACATTCTGAAGGAGCTGGGTTATGACAAGCCACCCAGGACCTACTCGGAAATATATGAGATCAGCGAGAAGTACTCCGTGCCTTATGAGAAGTATGGAACTCTTGTGGTTATGGGTAGAAATTGGTATGACAGGTGGTACGACTTCATAACGTACTTCTACGCTGCAAGCGAAGGTTCTCCTTATCTCGACGTTGAGAAGGCAAGAGCTCTGTTCAACAACGACACTGGAAAAGAAGTCGTCACGTTCATCGACACTATGTTCAGAAACGATTGGACGGCAGTTGATCTGGGTAGCAATCCGTTTTACTTTGGAGTCGTTCTTGGAGGCATATTTGGGCCGTGGGAGATCAATCAAGCCAGGAATCTCTTTCCCGATGTCTTTGATCACATAACAATAGCTCCTCCTCCGGTTCCAGATGACTATCCTGAAGACAAACCAATATTTACATTCGCAGATACTAAGGGATTAGTAATGTTTGCCACGACAAAGCACATGGAAGAAGCATGGAAATTCATAAAATGGGTCTATTCAGATATTGAAAAAGACAGAAAGTGGATGGAGGTCACTAATCTTCCACCAGCAAGAGAGGATTTGCTGACTAACCCTATATTCCAGGAATACATGGATGATAATCCAAAGTTTGCAGCTTACGCCAGCCACGTAGCCTATGCGGTCCCCCCTGCTCTTACCACAAAGACAGTTGAAGTTCAGGATATTCTCACAACGTTCCTGATAGAACAAATAATGTATGGGAAATCCAATCCATTCGATGCACTGAGTGATGCGTCCACGAGAGTGCGCAGAGAACTCTTCTAG